From Microbacterium invictum, the proteins below share one genomic window:
- a CDS encoding DivIVA domain-containing protein yields the protein MTSDTTVEPAPFERTTGRTKGYDPASVDAFLEAARVAFEHDDSAELDAADVRHAAFRLVRRGYEIAAVDAALGRVEDAFAARERDRALSRAGARAWVGRSRKTGQEILDRLTRPHRSRFARVGWLHYGYRVDEVDLVADKIAHYLEAGEGVSVDQVRAVAFRMQRGGYREDQVDAVLDAVVEVMLAVG from the coding sequence ATGACCTCTGACACAACCGTCGAACCCGCACCGTTCGAGCGGACCACCGGGCGGACCAAGGGCTACGATCCTGCGTCCGTCGACGCGTTCCTCGAGGCCGCGCGGGTCGCGTTCGAACACGATGACAGCGCTGAGCTCGACGCCGCCGACGTCCGGCACGCGGCCTTCCGGCTTGTCCGGCGTGGCTACGAGATCGCCGCGGTCGACGCGGCGCTCGGGCGCGTCGAGGACGCATTCGCCGCACGCGAACGCGACCGTGCGCTCTCACGCGCGGGGGCTCGCGCCTGGGTCGGGCGGTCGCGCAAGACCGGCCAGGAGATCCTCGATCGGCTGACCCGTCCTCACCGGTCCCGGTTCGCGCGGGTGGGTTGGCTGCACTACGGCTACCGTGTGGACGAGGTGGACCTGGTCGCCGACAAGATCGCGCACTACCTCGAGGCCGGCGAAGGAGTCTCGGTCGACCAGGTGCGCGCGGTCGCGTTCCGGATGCAGCGCGGCGGGTATCGCGAAGACCAGGTGGATGCCGTTCTGGATGCCGTGGTCGAGGTCATGCTGGCGGTCGGCTGA
- a CDS encoding AI-2E family transporter: MKIQHPFRTALIATLGVGVGIVILTGITTLSTVLLYVGTALFLSLGLDPLVSWLERRGLPRWGALVVTFAAVLAAFAGIILMVVPIIVEQITQLVVQIQDLVENVIDGSWDPVAATRQWLGDTFPLLNVDQVFQYVSDWYETLDMGEIGAGVGTTVIGIGGAVIAGFTGAIIVLILTIYFTASTPSLKAAMYQLVPASRRERFIDLSEQITASVGFYVMGQVTLGFINGVLSAIFLTIINAPFPAVLAVVAFFFSLIPLVGTLTGSAIIVLTCLIPGLGSPLTALVALIYYVIYMQVEAYVLSPRIMNRAVSVPGAVVVIAALAGGSLLGLLGALIAIPVAASVLIIYRQVIIPRQNEL; encoded by the coding sequence GTGAAGATCCAGCATCCATTCCGCACCGCCCTGATCGCCACACTGGGCGTGGGCGTCGGCATCGTGATCCTCACCGGGATCACGACCCTGTCCACCGTGCTGCTGTACGTGGGCACCGCGCTGTTCCTCTCGCTCGGTCTCGACCCGCTGGTCTCCTGGCTCGAGCGGCGCGGCCTCCCCCGCTGGGGGGCGCTCGTGGTCACGTTCGCCGCCGTCCTGGCCGCCTTCGCGGGCATCATCCTGATGGTCGTGCCCATCATCGTGGAACAGATCACGCAGTTGGTCGTCCAGATTCAGGATCTCGTCGAGAACGTGATCGACGGAAGCTGGGACCCGGTTGCCGCCACGAGGCAATGGCTCGGCGACACCTTCCCGCTGCTGAACGTCGACCAGGTGTTCCAGTACGTGTCGGACTGGTACGAGACCCTCGATATGGGCGAGATCGGCGCCGGGGTGGGCACCACGGTCATCGGCATCGGCGGAGCGGTCATCGCCGGTTTCACCGGTGCGATCATCGTGCTGATCCTGACCATCTACTTCACCGCGTCCACGCCGTCGTTGAAGGCGGCGATGTACCAGCTCGTGCCGGCATCGCGCCGAGAGCGCTTCATCGACCTGTCCGAGCAGATCACCGCCTCGGTCGGCTTCTACGTCATGGGGCAGGTGACGCTCGGCTTCATCAACGGTGTCCTCAGTGCGATCTTCCTGACGATCATCAACGCACCCTTCCCGGCCGTCCTCGCCGTCGTGGCGTTCTTCTTCTCGCTGATCCCCCTGGTGGGAACGCTCACCGGTTCGGCGATCATCGTCTTGACCTGTCTCATCCCCGGCCTGGGTTCACCGCTCACCGCGCTCGTCGCCCTCATCTACTACGTCATCTACATGCAGGTGGAGGCATACGTGCTGTCGCCGCGCATCATGAACCGTGCGGTGTCGGTGCCGGGTGCGGTCGTCGTCATCGCCGCGCTGGCGGGTGGCTCACTGCTCGGCCTGCTGGGGGCGCTGATTGCGATTCCCGTCGCAGCGAGCGTGCTGATCATCTACCGTCAGGTCATCATCCCCCGGCAGAACGAGCTCTAG
- the glgB gene encoding 1,4-alpha-glucan branching protein GlgB encodes MTRPSDAVLDQIADGSYHAPHDVLGLHPDGDEWVIRARRPLAATVTAVAHDGSTVELEHVRSGIWEGRTGIQPPSYELLATYEGGPDHRADDPYRHLPTLGEFDMHLIGEGRHEQLWHVLGAHVRRFPGVDGVSFAVWAPNARAARVVGDFNGWDGAGHAMRSLGSSGVWELFVPGLQAGASYKYELRTPEGGWVMKADPMARWAEVPPATASVVTESGHEWADDAWISARAAQNPLDRPMSTYELHFGSWRPGLSYRDAADPLIAYVQDQGFTHVEFMPLAEHPFGGSWGYQVTGYYAPTSRFGTPDDLRYLIDRLHQAGIGVIMDWVPGHFPKDDFALARFDGRPLYEHGDPRRGEHKDWGTYIFDYGRREVRNFLVANALYWFEEFHVDGLRVDAVASMLYLDYSREEGEWEPNIHGGRENLEAIGFLQEVNATVYKRFPGVAMIAEESTSYTGVTTPTDHGGLGFGFKWNMGWMNDSLEYIKRDPMYRSNHEGELSFSFVYAFSENFVLPISHDEVVHGKGTLFTRMPGDHWQKLANMRLFLAYMWGHPGKQLLFMGQEFGQMSEWSEGRSLDWWILDQPPHRQLQSFVGVLNRTYRDHPPLWARDSDGTAFTRLGAPSWNPNVSAFARRDHDGGTVVVVCNFSGAPVYDYELELPATGEWTEMLNSDAQEYGGSGVGNFGSVHADAAGRATLVLPPLGALWLSHRR; translated from the coding sequence ATGACCCGTCCCTCCGACGCCGTGCTCGACCAGATCGCGGACGGCTCGTATCACGCCCCGCACGATGTCCTCGGCCTGCACCCAGACGGCGATGAGTGGGTGATCCGCGCGAGGCGCCCACTGGCGGCGACGGTCACCGCGGTCGCCCACGACGGCAGCACCGTCGAACTGGAGCACGTTCGATCGGGCATCTGGGAGGGTCGCACCGGCATCCAGCCGCCCTCATACGAACTGCTCGCCACGTACGAGGGCGGACCCGATCACCGGGCCGACGATCCCTACCGGCACCTCCCGACTCTCGGTGAGTTCGACATGCACCTGATCGGCGAGGGCCGGCATGAGCAGCTCTGGCATGTGCTCGGCGCCCACGTCCGCCGGTTCCCGGGCGTCGACGGAGTCTCGTTCGCGGTGTGGGCGCCCAATGCGCGCGCCGCCCGTGTCGTCGGGGACTTCAACGGCTGGGACGGCGCCGGTCATGCGATGCGGTCGCTCGGATCCAGCGGCGTCTGGGAGCTGTTCGTTCCCGGCCTGCAGGCCGGCGCGTCGTACAAGTACGAACTGCGCACGCCCGAAGGCGGCTGGGTGATGAAGGCCGATCCGATGGCGCGATGGGCAGAGGTCCCGCCGGCCACCGCCTCGGTCGTCACCGAGAGCGGCCACGAGTGGGCCGACGACGCGTGGATCTCCGCGCGCGCCGCGCAGAACCCGCTCGATCGCCCCATGTCGACCTACGAACTGCACTTCGGGTCCTGGCGGCCGGGGCTGTCGTACCGCGACGCCGCCGACCCGCTCATCGCGTACGTGCAGGATCAGGGTTTCACCCATGTCGAGTTCATGCCCCTCGCCGAGCACCCGTTCGGCGGCTCCTGGGGGTACCAGGTCACCGGCTATTACGCCCCGACCAGCCGGTTCGGCACACCCGACGACCTGCGGTACCTGATCGACCGGCTGCACCAGGCCGGCATCGGCGTGATCATGGACTGGGTGCCGGGCCACTTTCCGAAGGACGACTTCGCCCTGGCCCGCTTCGACGGGCGCCCGCTCTACGAGCACGGCGATCCCCGTCGCGGCGAGCACAAGGACTGGGGCACGTACATCTTCGACTACGGTCGTCGCGAAGTGCGCAACTTCCTCGTCGCGAACGCGCTGTACTGGTTCGAGGAGTTCCACGTCGATGGGCTGCGGGTGGATGCCGTGGCATCCATGCTCTATCTCGACTACTCCCGCGAGGAGGGTGAGTGGGAGCCCAACATCCACGGCGGACGGGAGAACCTCGAGGCGATCGGCTTCCTGCAGGAGGTCAACGCGACCGTCTACAAGCGCTTCCCCGGGGTAGCGATGATCGCGGAGGAATCCACCAGCTACACCGGCGTCACCACCCCGACCGACCACGGCGGGCTCGGGTTCGGGTTCAAGTGGAACATGGGGTGGATGAACGACTCGCTCGAGTACATCAAGCGCGATCCGATGTACCGCTCGAATCACGAGGGAGAGCTGTCGTTCTCGTTCGTGTATGCGTTCAGCGAGAACTTCGTGCTGCCCATCAGCCACGACGAGGTCGTCCACGGCAAGGGGACCCTGTTCACGCGGATGCCGGGAGACCATTGGCAGAAGCTCGCGAACATGCGGCTGTTCCTCGCGTACATGTGGGGCCACCCCGGCAAGCAGCTGCTGTTCATGGGGCAGGAGTTCGGGCAGATGTCGGAATGGTCGGAAGGACGGAGCCTGGACTGGTGGATCCTCGACCAGCCCCCACACCGTCAGCTGCAGTCGTTCGTCGGCGTCCTCAACCGGACCTACCGCGACCACCCGCCGCTGTGGGCGCGCGACAGCGACGGCACCGCGTTCACCCGGCTCGGGGCACCGAGTTGGAACCCGAACGTCTCGGCGTTCGCCCGGCGCGACCACGACGGTGGCACCGTGGTCGTCGTATGCAACTTCTCGGGCGCGCCCGTGTACGACTACGAGCTGGAGCTGCCGGCGACCGGTGAGTGGACCGAAATGCTCAACAGCGACGCGCAGGAGTACGGCGGGTCCGGCGTCGGCAACTTCGGCTCCGTGCATGCGGATGCCGCGGGACGCGCGACGCTGGTGCTGCCGCCGCTCGGGGCACTGTGGCTGAGCCACCGGCGCTGA
- a CDS encoding phosphatidate cytidylyltransferase: MSDPADERASDDQPQTRAEARRAMDGVGFQEHVREARSDFEQQIGKARADFEQANERINARTGRNLLMAILIGLALGAAVLGSLLFVKWLFILFALPVALLGVFEFCRALQAHGRRVDVIPQLVLGGVVVLAGFFVGHWTHWVITFTAVAALIVWRLLAQMAARDGRRYGEVVTDALVAGLLLLYVSFLASLLLVLLREDQGELWVLTMIAIAVASDTGAYASGLAFGSHPMAPRISPKKTWEGFAGAVVAAVAAGVLMGIFVLQVPFWVGLLFGVGVLISATIGDLGESMIKRDLGIKDMSSWLPGHGGVLDRLDSILPSTVVALAMYFLFFPLVSA; this comes from the coding sequence ATGTCCGACCCCGCCGACGAACGTGCGTCGGACGATCAGCCGCAGACCCGGGCCGAAGCCCGGCGTGCAATGGACGGGGTCGGCTTCCAAGAGCACGTGAGGGAGGCGCGGTCGGACTTCGAGCAGCAGATCGGGAAGGCGAGAGCCGACTTCGAGCAGGCCAATGAGCGTATCAATGCGCGCACCGGCCGCAACCTGCTCATGGCGATCCTCATCGGGCTGGCTCTTGGTGCCGCGGTCCTGGGCTCGCTGCTGTTCGTGAAGTGGCTGTTCATCCTGTTCGCACTGCCGGTGGCGCTGCTGGGCGTTTTCGAATTCTGCCGGGCACTGCAAGCGCACGGCCGCCGCGTCGACGTCATCCCGCAGCTCGTGCTGGGCGGCGTCGTCGTGCTGGCCGGCTTCTTCGTCGGCCACTGGACGCACTGGGTGATCACCTTCACCGCCGTCGCCGCTCTGATCGTCTGGCGACTGCTCGCGCAGATGGCGGCCCGCGACGGGCGCCGGTACGGCGAGGTCGTGACCGATGCGCTCGTGGCCGGCCTGCTTCTCCTGTACGTGTCCTTCCTCGCGAGCCTCTTGCTCGTGCTGCTGCGAGAAGATCAGGGCGAGCTCTGGGTGCTCACCATGATCGCGATCGCCGTGGCATCCGACACCGGCGCGTACGCGAGCGGCCTCGCCTTCGGCAGCCACCCGATGGCGCCGCGGATCAGCCCCAAGAAGACCTGGGAGGGGTTCGCCGGCGCGGTCGTCGCCGCGGTGGCCGCAGGGGTGCTCATGGGCATCTTCGTCCTTCAGGTGCCATTCTGGGTCGGTCTGCTCTTCGGCGTCGGTGTACTCATCTCGGCGACGATCGGCGACCTGGGGGAGTCGATGATCAAACGTGACCTCGGCATCAAGGACATGAGCTCCTGGCTGCCCGGTCACGGCGGTGTTCTCGACCGGCTGGACTCGATCCTCCCCTCGACGGTGGTCGCCCTGGCGATGTACTTCCTCTTCTTCCCCCTGGTGAGCGCATGA
- a CDS encoding lytic transglycosylase domain-containing protein, producing the protein MTSGNELTPTTPRPVAIRSTSATRVPAPAPRWSRRRGVLGVFSAVAIVGFMGAYIGPLSSTVPRADASQIEPISLYADTVADAQQYVAAADAAGLDLDRDDIVYTVYVKPKPTPTPVVSAPKSGSSASSGWAPPFVTPDPGSAQAIAYDMVTARGWGDKEFACLVALWKKESGWRVNAYNKGSGAYGIPQALPGKKMASAGSDWETNPATQIKWGLGYISGRYDTPCGAWNFSQRKGWY; encoded by the coding sequence GTGACTTCCGGCAACGAGTTGACCCCCACGACACCGCGCCCGGTGGCGATCCGGTCGACGTCCGCCACCCGCGTGCCTGCTCCGGCCCCCAGATGGTCGCGGCGACGCGGTGTCCTCGGGGTCTTCTCGGCGGTGGCGATCGTCGGTTTCATGGGGGCGTACATCGGACCGCTCAGTTCCACCGTCCCGCGCGCGGACGCGAGCCAGATCGAGCCGATCTCGCTGTACGCCGACACGGTCGCCGACGCGCAGCAGTATGTGGCGGCCGCGGACGCCGCGGGACTGGATCTGGACCGCGACGACATCGTCTACACCGTCTACGTCAAGCCCAAGCCGACGCCGACGCCGGTGGTGAGCGCCCCCAAGAGCGGCAGCTCCGCCTCGTCGGGCTGGGCTCCGCCCTTCGTGACGCCCGACCCCGGCAGCGCCCAGGCGATCGCGTACGATATGGTGACCGCGCGCGGTTGGGGCGACAAGGAGTTCGCGTGCCTGGTGGCGCTGTGGAAGAAGGAATCCGGCTGGCGCGTCAACGCCTACAACAAGGGCAGCGGGGCCTATGGCATCCCGCAGGCATTGCCCGGCAAGAAGATGGCCTCCGCCGGATCCGATTGGGAGACCAACCCGGCGACCCAGATCAAGTGGGGCCTCGGCTACATCAGCGGCCGGTACGACACCCCCTGCGGAGCGTGGAACTTCTCGCAGCGCAAAGGCTGGTATTGA
- a CDS encoding glycosyl transferase: MRFVWAVVAFVLATVMIGAGIAQRTVLHAPKTASQAIEIDQEVPFILIDGAVFNTHDGSQTLRAQGEGTIFGAYGRTADMTAWLSTSDYVHVTVDDGDVVATTVSAPIPETPTDDSAAEDAPAADADAAAGGEAAGLSPVDSDLWLAQFQQEDVLIEALQLPEDVSMLVASDGTAPAPTELSLTWPTGATTPWAGPLMVGGGILMALGIVLYLLGLRHVRRSRGPRRKGLPLAETEPIDLSVVEADKGVISAAPTRRQISSGKRAFALVPVVAVSALLLSGCSADAWPRFDSTPTPTPSDTIIVPEGQGQPAVTETQAERILARISQQVADADEALDADAAAVRLTGPALAARQTNYSLRAKLDTEAPLDPVPATPLTTLLPQAYDGWPRTFMAVVEAEDGHATVMMAAQDDAWSDYKLVYTASLTAGASMNLAPPYVGAIAIEPSSPFLVLPPDQVSAAYADVLDKGEASEYSQYFDLESDAFLAQMASNRADRLKTFEETGKETGTLTFSAAAGAQAPVSLATLDSGAIVAVTVNDSDTVMATDEDAVIKLDDSPRVQTLTGATQSAVGFTTVFADQLFFFVPAQSSSERIQVLGYTSNILSAKVEKE, from the coding sequence GTGCGTTTCGTGTGGGCAGTGGTCGCCTTCGTGCTGGCCACCGTCATGATCGGTGCCGGCATCGCCCAGCGCACCGTCCTGCATGCTCCCAAGACCGCGAGCCAGGCGATCGAGATCGACCAGGAGGTGCCGTTCATCCTCATCGACGGCGCCGTCTTCAACACCCACGACGGCTCGCAGACGCTGCGCGCGCAGGGCGAGGGCACCATCTTCGGCGCCTATGGCCGCACCGCCGACATGACCGCGTGGCTTTCCACGAGCGATTACGTCCACGTCACGGTGGACGACGGCGACGTCGTCGCGACCACCGTCTCCGCGCCGATCCCGGAGACACCGACGGACGACTCGGCCGCAGAGGACGCACCCGCGGCCGATGCCGACGCAGCCGCCGGCGGCGAGGCCGCCGGACTGAGCCCGGTGGACTCCGATCTCTGGCTCGCCCAGTTCCAGCAGGAGGACGTGCTGATCGAGGCGCTGCAGCTGCCCGAGGACGTCAGCATGCTGGTGGCCTCGGACGGCACCGCCCCCGCGCCCACCGAACTGTCCCTGACCTGGCCGACCGGCGCCACCACGCCATGGGCCGGGCCGCTCATGGTCGGCGGCGGGATCCTCATGGCGCTGGGCATCGTGCTCTACCTCCTCGGCCTGCGCCATGTGCGACGATCCCGGGGGCCTCGGCGCAAGGGCCTTCCGCTTGCGGAGACCGAGCCGATCGATCTCTCGGTGGTCGAGGCAGACAAGGGCGTCATCAGTGCGGCCCCCACCCGGCGGCAGATATCCTCTGGCAAGCGCGCCTTCGCGCTCGTGCCGGTGGTGGCCGTCTCCGCGCTGCTGCTCAGCGGTTGCAGCGCCGACGCGTGGCCTCGGTTCGACTCGACTCCGACCCCCACGCCGAGCGACACGATCATCGTTCCCGAGGGGCAGGGCCAGCCTGCCGTCACCGAGACACAGGCCGAGCGCATCCTCGCGCGCATCTCACAGCAGGTGGCCGACGCCGACGAGGCGCTGGACGCCGACGCCGCGGCTGTGCGCCTCACCGGCCCGGCACTTGCCGCACGACAGACCAACTACTCCCTGCGGGCGAAGCTCGACACGGAGGCCCCCCTCGACCCCGTTCCCGCGACACCGCTGACCACACTCCTGCCGCAGGCCTACGACGGCTGGCCGCGCACGTTCATGGCTGTGGTCGAGGCAGAAGACGGCCACGCCACCGTCATGATGGCTGCACAGGACGATGCCTGGTCGGACTACAAACTCGTCTACACCGCGAGTCTCACCGCGGGCGCGAGCATGAACCTCGCACCGCCGTATGTCGGCGCGATCGCCATCGAGCCGAGCTCGCCCTTCCTCGTCCTGCCACCGGATCAGGTGTCCGCGGCGTATGCGGACGTGCTCGACAAGGGCGAAGCGAGCGAGTATTCCCAGTACTTCGACCTCGAGTCCGACGCGTTCCTCGCGCAGATGGCCTCGAATCGCGCCGACCGGCTCAAGACCTTCGAAGAGACGGGCAAGGAGACGGGAACCCTCACGTTCTCGGCGGCCGCGGGCGCGCAGGCGCCGGTGTCCCTGGCGACTCTCGACAGCGGCGCGATCGTGGCCGTCACCGTCAACGACAGTGATACGGTGATGGCGACCGACGAGGACGCGGTGATCAAGCTGGATGACAGCCCGAGGGTCCAGACCCTCACGGGAGCGACGCAGTCAGCCGTCGGCTTCACGACGGTCTTCGCGGATCAGCTCTTCTTCTTCGTCCCGGCACAGAGTTCGAGCGAGCGCATCCAGGTCTTGGGATACACGTCCAACATCCTTTCGGCGAAAGTGGAGAAAGAGTGA
- the frr gene encoding ribosome recycling factor: MIAEILADTTARMDRAVEAAKEDFATVRTGRANPQLFQKVLVDYYGTPTPLAQLASLNSSDARTLVITPYDKSALKAIEQAVREMPNLGANPTNDGTLVRVTMPELTAERRKEYVKLVRTKGEDSKVQLRGIRRKSKDELDALKSEVGEDDLVRAEKELDAVTRAHVDAIDEALKRKEAELLEV; this comes from the coding sequence GTGATCGCCGAGATCCTGGCAGACACGACCGCACGTATGGACCGTGCCGTAGAAGCCGCGAAGGAAGACTTCGCGACCGTTCGCACCGGCCGCGCGAACCCGCAGCTGTTCCAGAAGGTGCTCGTCGACTATTACGGCACGCCTACACCGCTCGCACAGCTGGCTTCGCTGAACAGCAGCGATGCGCGCACCCTCGTCATCACGCCCTACGACAAGTCCGCGCTCAAGGCCATCGAGCAGGCCGTTCGGGAGATGCCGAACCTGGGCGCGAACCCCACCAACGACGGCACACTCGTCCGGGTGACGATGCCCGAACTGACCGCCGAGCGCCGCAAGGAGTACGTCAAGCTCGTGCGCACCAAGGGCGAGGACTCGAAGGTGCAGCTGCGCGGCATCCGTCGCAAGTCCAAGGACGAACTGGATGCGCTCAAGAGCGAGGTCGGCGAAGACGACCTGGTGCGCGCGGAGAAGGAACTCGACGCTGTGACGCGTGCCCACGTCGACGCCATCGACGAGGCGCTCAAGCGCAAAGAAGCCGAACTCCTCGAGGTCTGA
- a CDS encoding alpha/beta hydrolase: MEIRGPVMLPARREDIELHTLDDLTLVGELALPAGDPVATLVTLHPLPTAGGFMDSHILRKAAGRLPALADLAVLRFNTRGTSSPRGRSEGAFDGGAGEAFDVAAAMDFVHERALPRPWLLGWSFGTELALKYGRDHDVEGVILLSPPLHRATDDDIAGWAGDHRQMIVVVPELDDYLRPAEARARFAAVPDATVIAVEGGKHLWVGESQTRRVLTEIVAAVNPDALPLPTEWTDATVAPG, encoded by the coding sequence ATGGAGATTCGGGGCCCCGTCATGCTGCCCGCGCGCCGCGAGGACATCGAGCTGCACACGCTCGACGACCTCACGCTCGTCGGCGAGCTCGCGCTCCCGGCGGGTGACCCCGTCGCCACTCTCGTGACCCTGCATCCGCTGCCCACGGCCGGCGGCTTCATGGACTCGCACATCCTGCGCAAGGCGGCCGGTCGCCTGCCCGCCCTGGCCGATCTCGCCGTCCTGCGGTTCAACACCCGGGGCACCTCGTCCCCGCGCGGCAGGAGCGAGGGCGCGTTCGACGGCGGCGCGGGTGAAGCCTTCGACGTCGCTGCGGCCATGGACTTCGTCCATGAGCGGGCGCTACCGCGGCCCTGGCTGCTGGGCTGGTCGTTCGGCACCGAGCTGGCGTTGAAGTACGGCCGTGATCACGATGTCGAGGGCGTGATCCTGCTGTCCCCGCCCCTGCACCGGGCGACCGACGACGACATCGCCGGCTGGGCGGGCGATCATCGGCAGATGATCGTGGTCGTACCCGAGCTGGACGACTATCTGCGCCCCGCCGAGGCGCGAGCGCGCTTCGCTGCGGTTCCGGATGCCACGGTCATCGCCGTCGAGGGCGGCAAGCACCTCTGGGTGGGCGAGTCCCAGACCCGGCGCGTGCTCACCGAGATCGTCGCCGCCGTCAACCCCGATGCGCTGCCGTTGCCGACCGAATGGACCGACGCGACCGTCGCTCCCGGCTAG
- a CDS encoding tetratricopeptide repeat protein, whose amino-acid sequence MTDTTPGAVLRGAVDLSSLRSRAAAPAAPAEGAPARSAAPGLVFDATDESFGDVLELSQRVPVVVDLWAEWCGPCKQLSPVLEKVVTELAGRVVLAKVDVDANPQLAQGFRAQSIPMVVALVAGQPVPLFTGAVPEQQVREVFGQLLQLAAQHGVTGTVPVDGAPDADADPEPAEPELPPLHQEAFDAIEAGDYARAADAYERALAADPRDEDARAGLGQVRLLARVQGADLPAARAAAAADPTDVDAQFAVADLDVAGGHVEDAFARLLDLFAALSDDDRAPVRERLLELFGLVGDTDPRVISARGRLSSLLF is encoded by the coding sequence GTGACCGACACGACTCCCGGCGCCGTGCTGCGTGGCGCGGTGGACCTGTCCAGTCTGCGTTCCCGCGCGGCGGCACCGGCCGCACCCGCTGAAGGTGCCCCGGCACGCTCAGCGGCACCCGGGCTCGTGTTCGATGCCACCGACGAGAGCTTCGGCGACGTCCTCGAACTCTCCCAGCGCGTGCCCGTGGTCGTCGACCTCTGGGCCGAGTGGTGCGGGCCGTGCAAGCAGCTCAGCCCCGTGCTCGAGAAGGTCGTCACCGAACTGGCCGGTCGCGTCGTGCTGGCCAAGGTCGACGTGGACGCCAACCCGCAACTCGCGCAGGGATTCCGCGCCCAGTCGATTCCGATGGTGGTCGCTCTCGTCGCGGGTCAGCCGGTGCCGCTGTTCACCGGCGCCGTGCCCGAGCAGCAGGTGCGAGAGGTGTTCGGGCAGCTGCTGCAGCTCGCGGCCCAGCACGGCGTGACCGGCACGGTCCCGGTCGACGGCGCACCCGATGCGGACGCCGACCCCGAACCCGCCGAACCTGAGCTCCCGCCGCTGCACCAGGAGGCGTTCGACGCCATCGAGGCCGGTGACTACGCCCGCGCCGCGGACGCCTACGAACGTGCCCTCGCCGCCGATCCGCGCGATGAGGATGCGCGCGCCGGGCTCGGTCAGGTGCGCCTGCTCGCGCGCGTACAGGGCGCCGATCTGCCGGCGGCACGTGCCGCCGCAGCGGCAGACCCGACGGATGTCGACGCGCAGTTCGCCGTCGCCGACCTCGACGTCGCCGGCGGTCACGTGGAAGACGCGTTCGCGCGCCTCCTCGATCTGTTCGCGGCGCTCTCCGATGATGACCGCGCCCCTGTGCGCGAGCGTCTGCTCGAGCTTTTCGGCCTCGTGGGCGACACTGATCCGCGTGTGATAAGCGCCCGCGGCCGGCTGTCATCGCTCCTGTTCTAA